TTCGCGCCCTTCGCCGGGGCGGCGGTGAACGAGTCCTGGGAGGCGGTGCGCCGCGCCGCAGCGCAGCTGAAGGCGCAGGGCCTAGCGGTCCAGACCCTCGAGCTGCCGGTGGAGTTCGGCCGGGCCGGGGAGCTGCTCACCGCGGCGGTGCGCGCGCACCGTCCCTCGCTGGTGGTCGCCGTCGGCCTCGCCGCGGGGCGCACGGGAATCAGCCCGGAACGGGTCGCGGTCAACGTGCGTGATGCACGGATCCCGGACAACGCCGGCGCGAGCCCGGTGGACGAGCCGATCGTGGCCGGCGGCCCGGTGGGCTACTTCAGCACCCTCCCGATCAAGGCGATGGTCGCCGCGCTCGACGGGGTCCCGGGCTCGGTGTCCCAGACCGCCGGCACCTACGTGTGCAACGACGTCTTCTATGCGCTCCAGCATCTGCTGGCGACGGACGAGGAGCTCTCCGGGATCCGCGGCGGCTTCGTCCACGTCCCCTCGGCCGATGTCCTCGACACCGCCGCCACGGGCCGTGCCCTCGCCCGGATGGTCGAGGTGGCGCAGCGCACCGAGGTCGATGCCTCGCTCACGGGCGGTGCCGAGCACTGAACGACACCGGGAGTCAACACCCCCGGCCAGATCGGGACCGTCTCCCTCCGAGCGGTGTGCACAGCCGGTGCATCACGGCTTCCGTCGGCCGGAAAATGACGTTCGGCGACCCCGCAGAAAGAGTTGTCCACAGGGTTTTCCACAATCGGGGATGAATGACAGACCTGTAGTTCCGCAGGTACAGCGGAGAACCCGGGCGTGTCGCAGCCCCGACCATCGAGGGCGGACGCTGTCACGCGGCGCTGCCGAGCGCCTTCTGCACGAGCCGACCACGATCTGCATCACCGCAGGTCACGGAGTTGTTGCTGAGCGGTAGTCGAGCGCTCGCCGACCCGGTGGAGCGGCGTTCCTGCAGGTTGCACAGCAAGGGTCGCCGCGGTGAGCATCCGCACTCCGCCCGAGCGCGCCTCGACGTGTCCCCACCGTCCGTCCACAGTCGATCCCCGGTTATCCACAGCAAGATCGTGAAATCCCCACCCGTCCGCAGAGTTATCCCCAAATTTGCCCACAACTGGGGAAAACCACAGCCATGTAGTTCCCCGGTCACCCCACGGGAGGGGTCCGGGCCGTGCTAGAGGGGCCAACTGCGGAGCGGGCCGGGGCCGCCTGCTGGCCGCCCCGGCCCGACCGGTGCCCGTTCTGCGCCCGCGG
The window above is part of the Brachybacterium vulturis genome. Proteins encoded here:
- a CDS encoding pyroglutamyl-peptidase I, which produces MTTDLLLTGFAPFAGAAVNESWEAVRRAAAQLKAQGLAVQTLELPVEFGRAGELLTAAVRAHRPSLVVAVGLAAGRTGISPERVAVNVRDARIPDNAGASPVDEPIVAGGPVGYFSTLPIKAMVAALDGVPGSVSQTAGTYVCNDVFYALQHLLATDEELSGIRGGFVHVPSADVLDTAATGRALARMVEVAQRTEVDASLTGGAEH